The Panicum virgatum strain AP13 chromosome 6K, P.virgatum_v5, whole genome shotgun sequence nucleotide sequence CGTGTATATATAGCAGAAAAAATAGAATGAAATCAATACTTTCCAAGCTTGTGGCTTCTTTCAAACCGCCATGCGTGGCTTCTTTCAAAAGAAAACAAGCCACAAGGATGGCAAGTATTGATGTCATGCTAATTTCCTTCTAATAACGTACGTTCAGCTTTGATTCCACTGCTAAACATGGCAGACAGTTCATTCAAATaccttctttctttttctcactTTTGAGTATGGTACGGCTGATTTAAATATGTAGCTGGCTTTCTAATATGGACACATCATTATCTTTCTTTTTTGTAACATAGGGGTATTCTTTTTATGGGTTCAAGTTCACTAAAATTTACTTTTAAAGATGCGTTAAAGCTCCTCATAATGATGGGTTGCTGCCTTGCATTGCTGGCTTAATTGTTGTATTGTCTATTAGTAGAATTTTAGAGACACGTACTAGAGGTATATGCTTGGTATACAGATCGTTTTTGCAAATAACGTGTTCTTGTCAAACCAGTGGGTGCTACAATACTGCTACTACAATCAATCACTACTGACTCATGATCCTTCAGGACTCTGGTTTCAAAAGGAGGAGTACTATACTACTATCATAATCGCTTCTATGAAGAACCACTGCTCATTCATGTTCAGAATTGTGTATGATGGATCTAACATATGGGGAGAGGATGGGGTCTTGTTCGCAAAAAAGTATCATCAGTTTCAGGGGCCGGATCTTCAGCTAAACCGTAGTGACCATTTcgcccaaaagaaaaaaaacgtaACGACCACAGTGAAGTCAGGCACCCAATGGACAAGAAGGTAGGAGACGAGAGAGACCGGAATCGAAGCAATGGCAGCCAGCACTGACGGAGGGAGAACTGGAGTAGTGCATAGATAGTATGATAATATCAGCCATGGATCATCGATCATTTATTCATTCTTAGTTTTTCAATCTGGTACAGGGTTACACCGCCTTCGAAGATGATCCGCACGCATGCATCTCTAGAGTTTCTTGAACAAGGACACAGCTACCCGCGGATCAACCATGAACGACGCTGACGGATCGGAGAGCTCGACGCCTGCTAGTTGCAGTTCACCATGCAGGGGCAGTTGATGGCACACTCATACAGAGACGGCCACCACAGGTTGTCCTTGCCGCAGGAGAATTTCGACGCCCTTGTTGGCACTCCTCACAGCTGCACCACTTGTGCAGGTACCTCagctcacacacacacaaaacactggaggtggaagatgaagaGTGAGATGAAGAGAAGCAGAGGAAGACACGAGGAAGTGTTGCTGCTTAACTTCCAGAGCTGCAGCTGCCCTTTCCTTTATACAAAACTCAGCCAAGGTAAGATCTTTACAAGGTATGGCTTCAACAGTTAAGTGCAGCCACTACTATTACTTGCTACTGCTACCTTGTTGCAACTTATAGCTGCTACTATACACAATAGTCTTTGCCGCCCAGAATTCAATTGGCAGGCTTGACTGAGGAGCTAGAGCTCCTACTAGCATAGAAAGGAAGCAAGCTAGAGCATGGGTAATTATCTAACAATTCTTCCCCTAATTGTACTGCTCTTGCTTGATCTCCTCAACTCCAATCTTGGTCCTCAACTCTGTGAGTCGAATGTGCCCAAGTGGCTTGGTGAGGATGTCCCCGAGCTGTCGAGCTGTCTCGACATACTCGAGTTTGATCTGTCCTCCATCGATGCAGTCATGAATGTAGTTAAATTTGGTGTCGATGTGCTTGCTTCTGTCATGGAGGATAGGGTTCTTTGCCAAAGCAATGGCAGAATTGTTGTGCACCATCAGCACAGGCGTGCAGGGCTTCTCCTCCATCACCTCCTGCAGCAGCCTGCTCAGCCAAACTCCCTGGCAGCACGCTGTCGCCGCTGCAATGTACTCAGCTTCACATGTGCTCAGCGCGACCACCCTTTGCTTCTGTGACTGCCAGGAGATGGGGCAcgctccaaggaagaagagtATGCCCGTCGTGCTCCGCCGCCCATCAACGTCGCCTGCCATGTCGCTGTCACTGAAGCCGACCAGCTCCAGCGCTCCTCCGCTCCTCCTTGGGAAGATGAGCCCGTAGCTGCGCGTCCCTGCTACATAGCCGAGTAGATGCTTGACAGCGCCGAGGTGATCCTCCCGCGGCTCTGCCATGAAGCGGCTCACGTACCCCATGGCGAACCCAATGTCCGACCGAGTGTGCGTGAGGTAGCGCAGCCCGCCAACGATGCTCCGGTAGCTCGTGGCGTCTACCAAGGGGGCAGTGCTGTCCTTTGACAGCTTCAGCTTCTCCTCCATGGGTGTCTGGCACTCCCTGCACTCGCCCAGCCCACTCCGTTCCAACAGCTTCCTCGCGTAGGCGCCCTAGCGGAGCGTGATGGCTTTCCCGGTCTGCTCCACCTCAATGCCGAGGTAGTAAGTGAGCAGACTGAGGTCTGACATGCGGAACATCGCCTTCATCTTCTCTTTGAACGCGTCGATGTCTCGCTGCTCAGCTCCGGTGACGATGTGGTCGTCGACGTACACACCGACGATTGCCAATCCTCCCGGCGATCGGCACGTGTAGAGGGTGTGCTCGATGGTGCACTTGGTGAAGCCGAGCAATGCGAGGCTGGCATCCAGCTTGATGTTCCATGCGCGCGGCGCCTGGCGTAGCCCATACAGTGCCTTGCGCAGGAGGAGCACCTtgtgctcctcgccggcggtgacGAATCTCGGCGGCTGCTGCACGTACACCTCCTCGGCGAGCTCTCCATTGAGGAATGCCGACTTCACGTCCAAATGATGGACCTTCCAGCCCCTTGCCGCCACCAGTGCCAACAGCAGGCGCACGGACTCCATGCGCGCCACCGGCGCAAAGACTTCCCCGAAGTCGATGCCCTCGCACTGCACGAATCCCTTGGCGACGAGCCGGGCCTTGTGCcgcaccacctcgccgcgctcgtTCCGCTTCACCTTGTACACCCATTTCACCCCAATCGGTTGGCAACCGATCGGCGGATCCACCAGCTCCTAGGTGCGGTTTTCCTCTACCACCGCCATCTCCTCCAGCATCGCCGCTCGCCAGCATGCCTCCTGCTCAGCCGCAGTGAAGCTCGGCGGCTACTCTGTGCTGCCTAGGTGCAGCTCGAGGTCGTCCAGCACATGGGCCGCCTGCCCGGGCGGACTCCCCATGCCAATGATGTCAACCACTAGTCGGAATCAGAGTGGCTCGCCGGAGTACTCGACGTCGACATTCACGGAGGTGCTCGATGGAGGCGTGACGAAGTGGACCGGCACGGCTGAGCCTGGTGTCGGTGCCGGAGGTGTGGCCGGTGATGCCTGCCCCGCAGGCGAATGCGGAGCCGGCACTACTTCCCCTGTTTCCGAAATAGGGGATGTCGGAGTAGGGGAACCGCCACCTGGGCTCGCCGTAGCTTCCCCGTCATCATCCACCACATCCTGCAATTCCATGTGCTCGATGACAAAGTCGCTCCAGGCTCCACGCACTGCTTCCCCATCACCAGACTCCTCCTCCCAATTCCAGCTTGCCGCCTCGTCGAAGATGACATCGCAGGGCACCACCACGCGTCGTCCTTGCGGATCATAGAGCCAGTAAGCCTTGCTACCGTGCTTGTATCCAAGGAACACCATGGGGGTGCTCCTATCCTCCAGCTTGGAGAGGTTGGGCTTCATCCTCTTCACATGCCCGACGCAGCCGAACGTCCTCAGAAATGACACGTCCGGCTTCCTCCCATGCCACGCCTCGAATGGCATCGTGCCCTTCAGGCTTTTGGTGGGCGCGCGGTTCAGGATGAACACCGCCGTGCTCACCTCCTCACCCTAGAATGCTATCGACATCTTCTTGGCCTTCAGCATGCTCCTAGCCATGCCGACCACCGTCTGATTCCTCCTCTCGACGACGCCATTCTGCTGCGGCGAGTACGGTGCCATGAGGTGGCATTCCATGCCTTGTCCTGCGCAGTAGAGGCCGAACTCGACCGAGGTGAATTCGCCACCCGATCCGTCCACATCACGCGCAGCTTCTTCCCCGTCTCCGTCTCCACCTGTGCCTGGAACTCCTTGATCGCCGTCTGCGCCTTGTCCTTGCTCAACAACAGGTTCAGCCACATGTACCGGCTATAGTCGTCCACCAGGAGCAGGAAGCAGCACCGCCCGCCATGCGTTGCCTGCGTGATTGCCCCGCAGAGGTCGCCATGGACGAGCTCGAGGACGTCCTCGGTGCGGAAGCTCGCCTTCTTGGGGAACGGCAACCACCACTGCTTGCCGGCAAGGCAGCTGTCGCAGAGCTCACCGGCGTGCTCATTCAGAGGCAgcccacgcaccaacccttgCCGCGCCATCCTCACCAGagcatcgaagctcaaatggccGAAGCGCGCATGCCAGCACCATGCTGCGTCATCGCATCTTGCCGCCAGGCACACCGGGCGCGCAATGCGCAGCACCAAAGTGTAGAGGTGGTTCCTACTGCACTCCACCTTGGCGAGCAGCTTGCGCTCGCAGTCCCTGATCTGAAGCACGCCACCGTTGATCAGCACTTGGCAGCCACGCTCGTCCAGCTGGCCAATGCTGACGATGTTGCTCCGGAGCTTGGGGATGTAGTACACATCCGTGCCGCGCCTTGCACTGGAACACGACCATGCCTCGCACCCAGATGTCGACGCCGGAGTAGTCGCCAAACTTCACCGTGCCGACGACGCCGGTGTCGAGCTCAGAGAAGGCCTCGCGGTTGCCGCTCATGTGGTTGCTCACGCCGGTGTCGAGGTACCACATCTCCTCCGCTCCATCTCCCTCTCGGCCGAGGTCGACCTGCGCACGCATTTCGTCGAGCACCACGTGTGCGCTCTGGTCCTCCACTGCTCCGGTGTTGATGGCGCACACCTGGGCCATCAGCAGCGCcggctcctcctcgtcgtcgtcatgCGCCAGATGCGCACACTCCTGGCGCCGTGGCTCCTTGCAGTCGCGGGCCCAGTAACCGACCTTGCCGCTATTGCGGCACCGGTCTTTGTCAGCGACGCGGTCGCCGCCGTCCTTGCCGGCGGTCTCCGCCTTCCACCGCagcttgccgcgccgcctccgccgccatcgcgcggagcagaggagccCTCCCCCTACTTCCTCTCGCACATGCGCGCCGCCCACTGCTCCTCCGTGAGTAGCAGCTGGACACTGGCAGCCGCGCGGGCAGGTGCCTCCGCGTGGTCCTCGACCACCTTGAGCCGCCCGGTGACGTCCTCGATCGAGAGCGTGCTCATGTCGAGCAGCGTCTCAATCGTGAGCGCGATCTGTGCGAACTGGGGCGGCACAATGCACAAGTACttcgccaccgcctcctcctcatcgATGGCGACGCCGACCTGCGCGAGTTGGCTTACCAGAGAGGTGAGCCGCAGCGCGAAGTCCTCGATGGCCTCGCCATCGTGGAACGCGATAGCCTCGTACTCCCACCGGAGCTGTTGCGCCTTCACCTTGCGTACGCggtcgccgccgagccgcaTCGTCTCCAAGCTctcccaggcctccttggcgGAGTCCTTGGCGCCGAGCGGGACAACGTACTCGGTCGGCACCGACTTGAGGATGGCCTCCATGGCCGActggtcatcttcttcatcagcgGTGCCCATGGTCACCGCCGCCCACAGGCGCCTCGCCTTGAGCATCACCTTAATCAGTACCACCCACTCTGCGTAGTTCGTGCGGGTGGGCATGGGGTACTACGCGCCGCCAGCGTCCTGCACCGTTTTCTTCATGACGTACGTCGTCTCACCATGACCATGTCGCTCCGGGGAATGCCCACGCCCGCGGTCCAGGGAAGCCATGGCACTTCCTCACAGTTGCACCACTTGTGCAGGTCCCTcagctcacacacacacacacaaaacactggaggtggaagatgaagaGTGAGATGAAGAGAAGCAGAGGAAGACACGAGGAAGTGTTGCTGCTTAACTTCCAGAGCTGTAGCTGCCCTTTCCTTTATACAAAACTCAGTCAAGGTAAGATCTTTACAAGGTATGGCTTCAACAGTTTAGTGCAACCATTACTATTACTTGCTACTGCTACCTTGTTGCAACTTGTAGCTGCTACTATACACAATAGTCTTTGCTGCCCAAAATTCAATTGGCAGGCTTGACTGAGGAGCTAGAGCTCCTACTAGCATAGAAAGGAAGCAAGCTAGAGCATGGGTAATTATCTAACAGCCCTGGCATCATGGGGTGTGCATCCGTTGAATGGGTCGTCGCCATCGCCATGGATGACTGCGACCTTGCCGGCGCCGATCGCCATCTTGCTcttcctgccgccgccaccgctgccggcTACGAAGCTCTCGCCTGAAACATCACGAACAGATCGATCTATCTCATCTCAGTGTCGAAACAAAAACACACTGTAGATGACACGATCCAGAAGgtatttgtttctttttcttgttttttccCCTCTAAGAATGAAACCAAGAAGCAGTGAAATGACATTGCGAATCAAAAGAATGAGATTTATTTGACAAGTTACCACTGATGAGTGCAGGAATGGCAGAGAACGATGCCAAGAGGAGCAAGGAAAGGAGCAAGAGTAGCCCTTGCCTGCTGCTGCGCCtgctcatcttcatcatcaacgTCGCCATCCAACACAGGTGAGGTAGCTGCTATACGTGTGTGCTATTCGACTAAGCTGACTGGTGATGAGGTTGCTCCGTAGTTGATACATATATATAGCAGGAAAAAAAATAGTGTGAGATCATTACTTGCCATGCTTGTGGCTTCTTTTAACTTGCCATGCGTAGCTAGGCCGCCGTTCAAATACCTACTTTTATTCTCACCTCCAAGTAGCTGATTTGAATAGCTGGCTTTCTGATATGGGCATATATTATCTTCCTTTTTTGTAACATACTAGGGGTATTCTTTTTAGGTTTCCATGTTCACTAAAATTTACCTTTAAAAAGATGTGTTAATGCTTGTCACAATGAGCATTAGGAGCTTAATTGTTGCATTGTCTGTTAGTATAGTTTTTGAGAGACATGTACATTTTTTGGGTTTCATATATCCCATTGGTTACCACCTACCGGCTACTAGAGGTATGCTTGTTACGGTACAGATCATTTTTGCAAATAATGTGCTCTTGTCCAAACAGTGGGTGCTACAGTACTGCTACTACAGTTAATCAGGATCATCACTACTGACTCATGATCCTTGAGGGCTCTGTTTGTTTCAAAAGGAGGGAGTACTATCATAATCGCTGGCCACGATTCAATGATAATCATAAATTTGTGAGTTGCACACAGATGGTGAAGAACATTTAAATGGAATCTGCTCCTGATCTTAGTTTCCTTGACTACCGTCACCAGAATccttttttttgaacaaaatcggggggggggggggggtggaggggggaggggaatCCCCACCTACTTTGCATTGATCGAAAGGAGTTTACATCATGCGTCCCGGCATACCGGGGGGATTACAGAGGGGGGAGTGAGTGAGAAATAAGAAATTAACAGCAAGATAAGAAGTAGTCGCGCCAAGTTTGAATGTGATGGGATGCCCGTTTGTATCTGAAGCACCAAACGTCCAAATCTCGAACAGCTCGGCGGATGGTTTCGCACGGAGGGAGGTCCAGTTGCTCGAAGATTTTTGCGTTCCTAGCCTTCCAGATTTGCCAAAGAAGGACGAGAGCGGCGTCCGTGCGTGTCTGATCAGGGAGCAACAGCGGACAGCCAACCAGCCAAGGAGTCCTGTGAGCACCCGGAGGCAGACTGATCCCCAGACGGTTCCACACCGCAGCTGCTTTGCAGCAGTGGACGAAGATGTGTTCATCAATTTCAAGGACTCCTTGGCAGAACTCACAATCTGCTTCATCACGTCGACGGATGTTTTTGTGATGAAGGTTTGCCCTGGTGTTGAGACACCCATGAAGGAGAAGCCAACcgaaaaattttattttgccaGGGAGTTTCGTGCCCCAGATCCTAGCAGCATCCGGATGCATTTCGTCATTACCATGCAGCGAACGATAAACACCTTGTGTAGTGAAAGGAGGGTTAGCCACGCAATCCAGGGAGCGGTGATCTGGGCGATCAGCAAGTGGCACAAACTGAATGCAGCTCTGAAGAACGTCGAGCTCCTCACGAGCCGCTCTAGTCAAACGAGGCTGGAGGTGGAGGGTGAGCCCCCCAGCGAGGGCAGCACTAACCGTGTCCGATTGACGGGTGCAATGCGAGAAGAGAGCCGGAAAGGCTTGGGCGAGTGTGGTGCCAAGGATCCACTTGTCATGCCAGAAGGAGGTAAGTTGCCCGTCTCCGATCGTCACCGTGGTGAGGGAACGGTATCGTTGCAGCTCAGCGTGAACAAGCCTGCGTAGAAAGGAATCATCCATGGTCGTGGTGTGAGAAAGAAACCAGTTTTTCCAAGGGAGAGGGGACGGTTCGTGGATTTTGTGGACAAACTTCATGAGGAGGCAGTGGTTTTGATcctcaagattcttgacacccaTGGCCCCACATTCTTTGCTGGTGCAAACGCTCTCCCATTTTAGAAGGCACTGAGAGCCATTACATTTATCATCACCGGTCCAGAGGAAAGCTCGTCGACGAGCATCCAACTTGTCTATCATGGTTTTGGGCAGCAGATGGGAAGACATGAAGTAAATGGTGAGCCCCCCAAGAACAGCATTAACAAGGACGAGTCTCCCGCCTgtgtgagggaccgaaaaggcgaccagaagGGGGTGAATGTGAGCCAATTAAAATTTTCTTCAAGGAAAGTTTGGCCTATAATCCCAAACGCGCACCACAAGCCCTCTCTTCTAGAGTGTGCAAAGTGTAGCTATAGCTGAGCTAGACACAAAGCACAAACCCTAGGAACAAGCTTCGAAGAGATCGAGTCAAGAACGGCGAGCGAGCACGGTATATGAGCACCAGTTAAACTGACGTGGGAAGAAAActctcaccggtttaaccgacgtcacagagccggcagcaagAGACAagcaagcaccggttgatccgacgtataggtttgaacagcgtcggttcaaccgatgttaCTACACCGGATGATCCAACAAAATCAAGAgtcaacgtcggtgcagttgtccagagagactgCAAAACGAATCGCactgagcaccggttgaaccgacgttgatGAATTTCTATACGCCGGTGCAACGAGCAAAACAGCACGCATGGATCGCTGGTGAagcttcaccggttgaaccaatgcATGTGgaactaatgcaccggtgcaaccaagcAGAAAGGCCAAAAACCCTAAAAGCCAAAACttctactcaccggttgatccaacGATCTTGATctcaagcgtcggttcaaccggcgataacaaaaaaaaacccaGCTCGAGCAGAACTGGTGTTTCACAGCCCACGACCTTTGGAAAACTTGACGATTGGAGGATCAAAACAAGTCCAAAGgggctcaaattttgcaggcacgatcacaaagatCTTGTGAACATACTCACCAAatgaatcgacgaatcactccatggtttgggaggaatcgaggaattcccGAGCAAGAATGGGGTTTTCCTAGAACGTGAAAAGCTTCGATTTGAAAAGACTCGTGATTCCGTAGgatttagcactaggctaggtGGATTAGAATCACTTCAAAGAGTCATGTGATCATCAAGAAACAACCCCTCATCTCGTGCACAAGAATCAACACGggaaaatcgaatttcaaccaaaCAAGGCACAAGATGTATGAAATTAAAACGAATTCaaaagccccgagggcacaaggaggagagggcctcctttcccgattaATTTCATACAAGAGTCTCAAAAATCCATAGCCCTAAAATCCTAATCCTAGAGAAGAGGGAAGGaacagggaggaggaggaggagacgccTGGGAGAGGGGGCGGATCCACGTCTGGGCGCCAGGCAAGGAGCAAGGAAGAGAGAGTGGGTGAGTAGGTATTTATGCCCACTAACTCCAGAACTAaaggactaaactacccctagacttaactagacactagaaagcccgtaggggcaaaaccggaaaaagatacaaggacttaTCCGACGGCCAAGGTTCTTTCTTTGAATCGAAATCTTCTCCGCGATGACGCCGTGgggatgaagatccagtccgcagttttggagggtccgtgaaacccgggtaggtggccggttttgagaaaaccgccaaaactccacgcgcgggaagattcccgcctccacgccgtggccctggacgccgttcccgcctcggccttttgacggccctagacgccgcccgacgcctgtcacctcctcgcacgcagcgaggccctagacgccgtcgacgcccgttcctccgccagtcccgagaccgacgcccgtgcctccacgacttggcgtcttcaaccgctgtccgccaacttggttttgtggcgcaaaccaagaaacccgccatccaccggtgcttgcgccctcgatccaggagtggacgccacagctgccgcccggcccgagctccggtcccggctgcccttcaccgccgtccaccgcacggtccatcggccacagcacctccacggcagctctccgtcgacactcgacgcccgtgtacctgcaaccaaaaaccaaacacacgatcacaccacacggttgacaattcactcatcacagctaGGAGAAggtactccacattcctcacTGTGCTCAAAAGCTTGGCCTTCCAACCACTGAGGTAGCGATCAAAGCTGTCAATCAGTGGTTTGTAATCGGCCACTCTAAGCTTGTGTGgggagagtggcaaaccaagaTAGGTTTGAAGGAAGGCAGAGGGTGTGCACCCCAATGTGGAAGCCATGGCCGCAGCAACGTCTGCCGTAACATGCATTGGGACAAAGGTTGACTTGTgaaagttgatggtgaggcctgTAGCAGCAGAGAAGTCTGCTAGGATGGATTTG carries:
- the LOC120713160 gene encoding secreted RxLR effector protein 161-like, with translation MEEKLKLSKDSTAPLVDATSYRSIVGGLRYLTHTRSDIGFAMGYVSRFMAEPREDHLGAVKHLLGYVAGTRSYGLIFPRRSGGALELVGFSDSDMAGDVDGRRSTTGILFFLGACPISWQSQKQRVVALSTCEAEYIAAATACCQGVWLSRLLQEVMEEKPCTPVLMVHNNSAIALAKNPILHDRSKHIDTKFNYIHDCIDGGQIKLEYVETARQLGDILTKPLGHIRLTELRTKIGVEEIKQEQYN